A genomic region of Desulfatiglans sp. contains the following coding sequences:
- a CDS encoding nuclear transport factor 2 family protein, which produces MHNASPESFLLLLVIASILVTVIYPLQVWAEKGPDSSETASIEARLKRLEDREEIRCLLMDYGRFLDKRDFKSFSELFAETEGEWIGGFGSAKGSNAICELMESTIGKGEAISQSVHLFTNETIKVNDDRASAVTKWIFVVTGESDRPQPYFIGHYEDTMIREKGCWKFLRRVVHADIPVDDKISKGDK; this is translated from the coding sequence ATGCATAACGCCAGTCCGGAATCATTTTTATTATTACTCGTGATTGCCTCTATCTTGGTAACAGTAATATATCCATTACAGGTATGGGCAGAAAAAGGTCCTGACTCATCTGAAACGGCATCCATTGAGGCCCGCTTAAAAAGGCTGGAGGACAGGGAAGAGATAAGATGTCTATTAATGGATTACGGGCGTTTTCTGGATAAGAGAGATTTTAAATCCTTTTCTGAACTTTTTGCAGAAACAGAAGGGGAATGGATCGGCGGGTTTGGCAGCGCAAAGGGATCAAATGCAATCTGTGAGCTGATGGAAAGCACAATCGGTAAAGGTGAAGCCATTAGCCAGTCAGTGCACCTCTTTACAAATGAAACGATTAAGGTAAATGACGACAGGGCGAGCGCAGTAACCAAATGGATATTTGTGGTTACCGGGGAATCGGATCGTCCGCAACCCTATTTCATCGGCCATTATGAAGATACCATGATAAGAGAAAAGGGGTGCTGGAAATTCCTGCGAAGGGTCGTACATGCGGATATCCCAGTGGATGACAAAATATCAAAAGGAGATAAATAA